In Bactrocera neohumeralis isolate Rockhampton unplaced genomic scaffold, APGP_CSIRO_Bneo_wtdbg2-racon-allhic-juicebox.fasta_v2 ctg2805, whole genome shotgun sequence, the DNA window ATTGCATTATAATCAGTATATTATAACAAAGAAGctgttattttttatgacttCAAATAAAGCTTATCTTCAAACATAGCAAAATGAAACGAAACAAATCCAGTGGCGCGCAGTTTCGGAAGATGAAAAAGCGTAAAGACCAAAgtatcgaaaaatttaaaaatttcatggaAGTTTTTATCAACAAGGGAACGACTGCGCTAGATGCGGCGTACTTAGTCGACGACTCGACCTCATCTGGAGAAACTGACAATGAATACAATAAGGATGCAGATGAAATTGGTAAGAACGACACGGCTAGATTGTTCTGTAAGCTTGATTCTATACGATTGGTTAGATCCTCAACAACATGAATTTGCATGAACAATCTGCCTTAAATTAGACCTTGCATTTTCTCGACTATTTTAGAGCATTTGACCTACTTataattttgccaaatttctcaaagcaaaCTTTCGAGGAACGTACTTTTTAACGtcgttttataaattatatgtagaATAATATTATGTTAATATGAATATTATCTTTTTATTCGTTAcgtttgttttaatatttctttctaaTTTTGTTTAGAATTTGCAAAGTGACGAAGGTAcggattttgcttttttaaaagATGTGGGAGCTTGGCCAAGTAAAATATTTCCATCTTTTCGCGACCTGATGATAGCCCAAGGTACAAAAAATCTCCAGAATGTTGACTCAGCGTTTCCACAGGATAATACTGGTTGATCTTTCAACAACATTTGGTTTGAGAAAACGTTAAAAAATGGTGAAAGGATACATCGCACCTGGATGTGTTTCTCTCCAACCAAAAACTCCTTGTGCTGTTTTTGCTGTATTTTGTTCCCACAAAAAAGCTGTCAAACTGCCTTTAGCACTTAGTGCTTATGAGAAATAAAACGCGTCAGTATCTTATTTCTCAGTATAAAGATGCAAAATATTACAGTTTGATGTTCGATTCAACTCCGGATTACGCACATGAAGAACAGATGTCCCAAGTTATTAGGTTCGTTGAAGTAGAGAAGTCTTCTTCGACTTCATCCctctaaaaatcaaaattgcagaaggaatcACTAAAGCCATTATAGACAAACTGGATGTAGATGGATTAGACCTGAAAAATTGCAGAGGGCAATCGTATGACAGCGCACCAACAATGGCCGGAATACATACAGGGGTTCAGCAAAGGATTTTCGACCTAAATCCTCAAGCTGAATTTGTTCCTTGTGACAACCATTCTCTCAATTTGGCTGGAGTTCACGCAGCTCACGTTAATGTCCAGGtattcacattttttggtaCAATACAgcgtatttttacttttttctcctCTTCTACGCACAGGTGGGATATTCTGAAACAATACGTGGAAATAACTGTCAAAAGACATTGTGAAACCAAATGGAGTTCAGAAGCTCAAGCTGTTAAACCAGTATCAACGCAATTAGACGAAGTCATTTCGGCGCTGGAACAATTGAGAGATTCGGTTGCTGAGAATATTGACACCAGACAAGACGCAGCTTTAGTCATTAATGCCATTGAAACGTTCAGTTTCGTCgcacttttctttttttgggcGGAAATTCTCGAATCTTTTGATAAAGTTCAAAGAAAGTTACAAGAAAAAGGAATGACTTTCACTCATGTATTGGGACAACTGCAAATATTGGTGGATAAACTGAATGACTGGAGGACCAGTTTGTGCGATCAAACAATAGTCAAAGCCAAAAATAAGTGCGAACAGTGGGGTGTTACTATTATCAAGAGAATTCGGAAGAAGCGAAATATGCATGGGGAAATATCTGAAGATGCTGGTTTGAATTCAAAAGAAGAAATGCGACGCTGTATGATCGAAATTCTGGATAAGCTATCAATGGAAATATCCACCCGTTTCACAAATTTGGAAAAGCTTAATGACcgttttggttttctttgtgATTTTGAAAGAATTATAGAATTAACCAAAGACTCATACAATGACAAACTAgtcgaaattaaagaaaaatgccagCAACTTGCCGAATCCTATCCAGATGACTTGGATAACGAAGATTTATACAGGGACATCCAAGACGTCCTACTTTTATTAAAGAGAGCGCAGAAAAACGAAgaacaaattggattttcgccagaaaaagttttattatacatttcttcaatgggactggaagcctacaagacgttagcgacagctgtaagaatactactcactatacctgtatcagttgcatcttgtgaaaggttttttagcaaacttaaactgatcaaatcttacttgagatcgaccatgagtcagaGAAGACTGTCCAATCcgattctctcaatagaatgtgaaactgcttcaactttaaattacaatgatatgatatgtgattttgcagcgatcaaagctagaaaagtgcatatttaagttctatcactatttttaagaaagatgtaAGCCAaaagattattacattgtgagtgtataactctttatcttttatcataaattttgtaaaaaaaattgttgaagtatttttctgaatattagaAAACAGCGATCGTTTTACCGAAAAtaccataaatagttttgacaGTTGCGGTTTATTGCCAGTTATTGTGCCCACCAAAGTGGTATTCTGCAAAAGCAAATCTTCGACTTCAAGTGATAGTTGGCTTTTGTGTCAAcaagccaaaatatttttgaagtgaaaacttCTTATGGCGCGTTGGGCACTTTTGTGGATGAGCATTTTCAGCCATTCTCACGACAGATGAGATTTTACACAGATATACTCCGCGtgtattcttataatatatgtatgtatgttactaTAC includes these proteins:
- the LOC126766873 gene encoding uncharacterized protein LOC126766873, whose protein sequence is MSRWDILKQYVEITVKRHCETKWSSEAQAVKPVSTQLDEVISALEQLRDSVAENIDTRQDAALVINAIETFSFVALFFFWAEILESFDKVQRKLQEKGMTFTHVLGQLQILVDKLNDWRTSLCDQTIVKAKNKCEQWGVTIIKRIRKKRNMHGEISEDAGLNSKEEMRRCMIEILDKLSMEISTRFTNLEKLNDRFGFLCDFERIIELTKDSYNDKLVEIKEKCQQLAESYPDDLDNEDLYRDIQDVLLLLKRAQKNEEQIGFSPEKVLLYISSMGLEAYKTLATAVRILLTIPVSVASCERFFSKLKLIKSYLRSTMSQRRLSNPILSIECETASTLNYNDMICDFAAIKARKVHI